The sequence AGTAGCTTTTCTGATCCTGTATTAATCAGCAGAGTGCATAATAAGTTTCACGGAGAATCCTACCCTCATTTTAGATCTCTGAAGGATAATATAATGGGTTATTAGTTTATAGTGATGTTATATAGGTGACGGGAATTCTAGGGAAGCTTTGAATACTGAAGCTGAGTCAGTCATGTATAGGTCAAAAAACTTGTTCTCTGAGCTAGTTTGTTGATGGAACGAGGGGTATAAGACTTTGAATGAATGCACATCAGGATTCATCGTAGTTCTTGTACAACTGGAGATTTTTAAATATCTAGGTGCTGGAAGATCCCTAATATTATACTATGATTTTTCTGTTAGGAGTGATTGCTATTGAAAATCACCCAGGAACAATTTATCACCTGAAGATGATTAATCTAAAGGATTTTTTGAGTTGATTATCCATATCAAAACAAGAGATGGTAATGGTTGTGGAAGGTCTTTTTGGGCTTCATGCAGCAAAAACTGCAACACTACTGTCACTACCTAACATGCATTAACATAAGATATTTATCTAATCATTAATAAATTTAGAACAACAAACTGTTTTATAGCTTCATTAGTCACTTGTTTATTGGAGTATGAAGTGAGACAGGGGCATCGAGTGGGGCCTTTGCCACGGTGCCAAATTATAACTCAGCAGGGGTGGACGCAAAAAAAAATCTCCGGTGGGGACTATATTTTCTAAACTGAGTTTTAGATTTCTACAAGATAATTGTCTTACGATTTGATTTGGTAATGGCCATGGGGGCTATTATACAATGATTCACACAAAAATGGCGATAATTTGacgattttaaaataataaaacttaaaaaaatgttTGGTGGAGGCTTTAGCCCCCTCTTTGCTCCACTTGGGTATGCCCCTGCACCTCAGTTAAGGTTCTATAATATTGCTTATGAAACACAACAGTCGAATGCCTGCATACTCACTGAAGTAATTTCTTTTGTGCTATTTACAATACATTATCTCCGCTTGTTTGCCTTCATCCATAATTTGCCTTACCTTTTTCAGATGGTAAAAGAACTTTGAAAATGTCGGTTTCATCAGTTGATAGTATGGCATCATTAAGCAGCGATCTTTGCTATGACATACTAAGGCGTCTTGATGGTGCTAATTTGGCCATTGCAGCCTGTACTTGTGCCGCATTTTCTTCTATCTCAAAAGAAGAGAAGCTGTGGGAAAATGTATGCTCTTCCATGTGGCCTTCAACGAACAGCAATGATGTCAAAACTTTGATCTCTTCAGTCGGTGGATTTAAAAAGTTTTATGCTGATTGTTTCCCCCTCATAGTAAACAAGGAGGTTCCTGAATTTCACTGCAATGACTACTATGATTATCCTCAAGAATGGACTGAAGCCGACTATTATGGTGACGAGGATGAAGTAGAAAATATTTCACCATCAGATTTCGTGTCTATTGTGGATATCAGATTTAGAGAGAAAACAATTTGTTCTAAAGTCCTCTGGGGTATTCCCTACGCAAATGGTTCAAGTGGTTGGTTTTACAATTGTCCTTTTCGAATTGATCTTCTTGCCAACGCTGCTAGAGATGACGAGCAAGCAGATGAGGTTGTGCTCTCAGTATCTGATGGCCTGCCTCCAAGTTGGTCGAttgaaagagaaagaaaagatGGGAAGCTTTGGCACGAGCTTCGTGATGGAATCAGGCTTAGTTGGATTCTAGTTAACATCAAAACAAAAAAGGCTGCTAATCTCTCAAGTTGGAGTTCTATAGGAGGGCAGAGACATTGGCCTACCGACAAGGATTTCTTGATACGATTCGGTTCTATTCTCCCTGCTAAAGGTATCCTTCCATGTCAAGTAGTGGAGTGCATCCTTATCATGAAGTTCAAAGTGGTCGTTGCCGAAGATGGAGGCTCCCATACCACTATCAAATTGTCGGAACTAAGCATGCAGCTCGGAGACATGGAAGGTTCTCATGTCAACGGGAGAAACAGTTTGCTCGTTCTAAAAGAAGCACTCAACTGCCCTAGGAGCAAGAATTACAGCGAGGCCCTCGAGTCCTGTCACTTGTACTCAAAAGTCCAGAGCGAGCTCAAGGAGGAGAAGATGAGATATGAAAACAGGTTGGATACACTTTGGATTTTAGGAAGTATTGCTGCTTGCGCCACATTTTGTTTATACTGTTTGTGAAAATCCCTCAAATCTCCCTACGGCTTGTTTGTTATGCGACGCAGTTTTGGTTTTTGCACATATAGTTTGTATGTTTATCTTACCTTAGCACGCGATGGTTCTTCTACGTTGCTTGTATAGTAAGGCGATGAgtaaattatcttttaactaCCTTACATAGGTCAAAGAGTTGATCAAATGTTGCTAAAGTTGGCATTGTCTTCAATAGGGCTTGTGATTGTGCAGTAACTGTTTATCTGCTACGTTATAGTGTTCTTGGTTTTGAtcatctatctatctatatcttTGTTAATTCTTGCAAATGTTTTTGGGTTTTTGTACGTTGATGTTattgagattgcacacacagtCACACACATTCTACGTGCTTTTTGATAATTGAACTTGGTGTAGCATCGACGGTGTATAGAAGAGAAAAACTGCCCATGAGATTATAGAGATTCTTGATGAATAGGATAATCATAGTAAAACTCTCCAGAAACCGAAATAATCGAATTTTAATggcaacacacacacacacacacggtaTATGtttggattttaaaattaaatataccaactttataagttgttaaattttgatttcgattttatttttcccaaattttaaaatgacgtGGCTCTTATGTGATTCGCCGGCACAAGCCTTTTAGTTCGTCGGACAAATAACAAAGCGATGTTTTCTTTTACATGAAACGGTGCCGTTTTATAATCATTTTAATAATTcacatgaaccctaattttacATTCCTTATCTTCAATAATACGTCGAGCTCTTGTTCCCTCTCAAGAATGGGAAATTTAGCTATTCAATTCAATTGTGCAACTGTAGAAACTTAACTTATACGTCATGTCATCTTCTGCATCGTTTTCATTTGGATCCGAAGGCAACGGGATTACATGCCGGTGCAACAAACCTGCGAAAGTGGAGACCTCAAGAACCCCAAAAAATTTCGGTCAAATGTTCTATTGTTGTCAGCGGCAAGAGGTTAGAATCTTTATGAGCTTAATTTTCGATTTTCcccttcaattttttattatccCCTTAATTCTCGATTTTCCTTGTCAGTGTAATTTCTTCCTATGAGTGAATGTAATTCAGAAGCAACATATGGAAGATTACCAAAAGGGGTGATTGGAGGAGAGGGTTGGAAGAGAATAGCATAGGAGAGGAAACGTTGCATGAGAGAAAAGAAGGAACAGTAAAGAATAAAATGCTTAATTACCCAATTTGAATCTAATTaagaaaacgacgtcgttttgtcttGTTTAAAACGCCGTCGTTTTGTTTCGCTCTAATAAAACGTGATCGTTTTATTTCCATGCAGGATAATTTGCTTGACACGTAGGCGCCACGTCATTTTTTCCGATCAACGGAAATGAAATCggcgtcaaaattgaacaacttataaacttggtgtatttaattgtaaaatcctaacttcgcatcaaatatgaattttgaacaaagtttatgtattttcatgcaattttttTCTTGAATTTACTATAACTACTGTTTCATCAGTAAAAGAAAAAAGTCTAGTACTTTACATAGTTCGTGTGCAAGCCAAAAGGACGACCAAAATTTAGGTTAATCGACGTTCCATCCACGCCGAACGTTAAAAACGGTCACAAATGGTGGCTTTGATGTAGTGCGGCCTTCAATCTACTACAAATTGGCTACAATAACGTCGCAAATTTGcagattataaaatatttattgattCAATAGACGACTAAGTGGCTGCCATTATCAGTCATTCAACGACGATGCTATAGAAAAAAATAGTGTCTTGCAAACAAGGTAACCTATTGTTTTGAAATTTGGAGTTCTAATTTGAGAGGATTTGGAAAAGATTTATTGATTTGTAATGCGtgagttatatgatgtttgCGGTACAAATCGAGGGCACAAAGCAGTGCGGATAGTAAGATCGTGCAACTATTTTCGTCTGactttatcttcttcttttttttcaaatttatttatatggtgTTTTATGATTAATGTTgttgtcattttttttaataaaaggcGAAAGAATAGTTCGCTACGTGCTCAACGCGCGACTGCATGTTATTGTCTTTTGTATATACCTTGACTATGTTCGTTTTATGGTAAATATTTTACACCAATAAAAATTTTGGAATGTGTTGATATAAATTGATATAatcttttgattaaaaaaactaagaaaataaagaagTAACTAGTTTAAAAATCGATGCATAATTTTGCTAGGACAAAAAAATTATGTAGTTATTGCATCACATATATTTGTGTTAGACAAGACATTGTTTACTCTGTCATAGACATATAATTTTGTGTGCGATAATATTTGATAGATACAGTTAATTTGTGTGGTTTAagaaaagagtaaaattttgaagtagccaaaatgaagcataaaacacaatttatggccacacattgaaaaaacacaaaatttggccatttttattgatttggacgtttttacccttaatgaggcggaccgggtaggatcaggcacgcgggtcgcgtgccgggtcgggttaggctcttatggcactattagtgccataagtgccaagattttactttgattttattttggatttccgttggcacttatggcactattagtgccataagtgccaaaatgaccattttacttggttttattttggatttccgttggcacttatggcactattacacaacaacatcatttaaaccctaaatggaacatttaaaccctaaatggataatctaaaccctaaatggaacatctaaatcccaaatggataatctaaaccctaaatggaatatctaaaccctagggggaagtgtgcacttatggcacttatggcactaatagtgccataagtgccatacgtgcagcacagatcagatcagatctgtcgatggctgaaatcgaaggaggcggagatcagatctgccgatggaggaggcggcgccgcaacgatcagatcagatccaccgcctaGTCTCTTCGTCGGCGCCtgcgagagagagatagaggcggAGAGGACAATCAGAGAGAGATTGCAGTTACGTCGATCGCGGTGAGATAGAGGAGGAGAAGAGGATAATCGTCTCTCTAATCTCTTCGTCGGTGCTGGCGAGAGCGAGATACAGGCGGAGAGGAGAATTAGCTTCATTCACATCGTCGCAACTTATGAAACAGGCGGAGAGGAGAATTGGCCGGATGAAAGTTCACGTCGCAggcgagatagagagagagagagaggatgaaaGCTGAATCATGTGTATGTGCTGCTGCGtgggttaatccctaaatctggatccgggtcaaaggaagttgttggatctattgGATTAAAGGGTAGATTAGGTAGAGCACATAAAAGATgatcaaatattgatatttcaaattttgtggacaaaatttaagtttcaatcaccaatagggccatccggccctattgtttcttaagaaaatgatagaTTTATACGATTGCGAATAAACTTCTTCAACTGTTTCCTCTACTGGGCTTATTTTGTAAAGTTAATTACTTATAATTGGAATTGTAAATTTAATAAGATGTTTGTTTCTTTCTAATTTCTACCTTAttggttgattttttttttaagagttcATTAAGTTATTGCTCAATGATTATATAATGTTTTCCgtgttatttaattaaatttggagGATCATGAATTGGTATTTGTAATGCTTTTTAatagttaatatataaattttgtttcCAAGCATTCCATAATAAAATTCCATGTATTTTCGTGAAGAAAATTGAAGACATTCATGTATTTTCCTAAAgaaaaattcatgcattttcgtAAAGACGACAAAGTAAATTTTTTTAcgtatataattttttagttAAGTAAATTGAAGACATAAATGATGTGTATTAGTGACGTTCAAGGCTAATCGAAATAGGGTGAATCGGTCCGGAAGGGATCCATGGTCAATTGTTCGGGCTTGAAATCATTGATCATGGGCTGAAACTGACAAAAATGTCGATCCAATTATGTGCCcgaaattttgaattgaaaattGGCGATTAACTACCGAGTTGAATTGCCAGGCTTGTAAGTTGGAAGGGGGTAAGGGCGGGCTCGGGTAGCAGGGGGCGGCAATCAAGGTAGAAAATCGATGGTTTTGGGCGATTAACCGGAGGTTTTGGCTGAAAATTGTCAATTAACCGCTGAAAATCAgcgttttttttatatatttttaaaaaaaattcaaattcaaattcaaaaataaaaaaatttccaCTCAGTTCTATCTTTAAATACCCCTGGCCTCCCATCTTCAAATTCATCATATTTTAGTTAACAATTttacaatttcttttttctttactttttatttctccttcatttttcttttatgtgCTTTTACTCTTGTTAGTTGTTAAATTTCTCTCTTGCTCTTGCTAAATTACTCTCTACATGTCCTACTATTGCATTTCTTATATTTATCATTATGTCTCATGTTAATCGTGGCAAGTCTATCAACCTCGACTATGAGGGAGAAGATGTTTGGTAGCATTCCAACCTATCCTCCTCCTCATTCGCCATCATTAAGGAGAAGGGCTCCATCGTCATGCCGTGAGACTGCCGAACTCATAGGTGAACAACATACTCAACGTTTGCAAGAAGATGAGGATGAATAATTTGCACGTAGTTTACAAGGCGAAGAGGCCGATCAAGCACAACATGATATGGAGAAAACCACCACTAAAGGTGAGGATAAGGGTATCAAATCACTTACATCTAATATATTTGTCAAACATTTCAGGAAAGTGAGTAGACCAAGAGATCCAAATAAAGGTCCTAATGCCCTAGAAAAATTACTACGTATTGTAACTATTGCTCAAGTAGTTACAAATGGACGGCAGGTGGAGCTTATGGCACACTGTCAATGCACATGGTGAAAGACTTTCCCATTCTCTCAATTATGGCAAAGCATTTAGCATTGGTAAGCTTGTATTGGAcgaaagaagaagcaacatggatATTTCAAACATGAAGGCCACCATGTTACTTGATAATTAATCCAAAACCGACATAAGAGCTCAAGAGAACCAATGAGATCAAGCCGACAAGAGCCCAAATGATGAAGTCATCGACTTCTACAGATGTGACGCCGATGGGTCTAATGATTAGGTTAGGTAAGGTAAGAGAACTATGTCGGAGTTCATTCTTCATTATTCAATGAAGATACGTAGGCCActcaatttaatatttatataaaaattgagctcaagccctttgttaatttttttttccacctTGTCATTTTATTAGTGTAGTAGGTTTATTTTAGAATTAGTTGTTAGTATTACTTCATCTATCCCTTCTATTtacgcatatatatatatatatatatatatatatatatatatatatttttggtatGTCCCTCAAATTTATGCACactctatttttggacactacccacacataatttttaaaattttacccttgtaacttacactatttacccACAATCTACTTAACAATATCATCAATGtgagaccatttctccactattCATACTCtaaacaactttttattataactcATGTCATGGTCAACTATGCATATTTACGAGGGACATGGAgagtaataatttagaaacttTAGTGTAGTAAgtttagtttacttattcaatactgtaaatttatttgtacatgtaaattataatttttttaaattttgaattcaataaaaatacgAATTTTCTTATATTTCGTTGgtagttataattttatttcgttTATACTATAGTTTATTATACTTTGTCTTGACTttattcaataataattaatttcataaaaaaaatatacacaatACATCATTTTGATAACTTATTAAGTTTTTAGGCAAAATCTCATGTGAGACTAAATGAATATGTAAGATGGGTTTGACCCTTCTTGACCTGACCCATAATACATTATATAAGAAccgttttattattaattgataAATGAAGAGAGTGATGCAATGGTTGTGCTGTGCGCCCCTATAAGTAACTCTTTCACCATGGTTTGAAACCAtccattacatttttttttccactatgtttttttttgtgcgtttttttcttctctttttgtgcgtgcctttttttttttttttttttgccctttttcatttatgttttttctcctcttttttctttttcaatgtTTTGCAAAACatttatgtgttttttttttcaatctttTTGTGCATGCCTTTTTTCTTCtgtttcatttatatttttttttgttttttgttttttcaatattttgtgaaacattatactccctccgtccgcgatattgTTTCAACATTTaccatttcggtccgtccgcaatatcgtttcTACTTCCATTTATAGACGGAGGGTCTataaacttccac comes from Salvia miltiorrhiza cultivar Shanhuang (shh) chromosome 3, IMPLAD_Smil_shh, whole genome shotgun sequence and encodes:
- the LOC131016211 gene encoding F-box protein At2g27310-like, yielding MSVSSVDSMASLSSDLCYDILRRLDGANLAIAACTCAAFSSISKEEKLWENVCSSMWPSTNSNDVKTLISSVGGFKKFYADCFPLIVNKEVPEFHCNDYYDYPQEWTEADYYGDEDEVENISPSDFVSIVDIRFREKTICSKVLWGIPYANGSSGWFYNCPFRIDLLANAARDDEQADEVVLSVSDGLPPSWSIERERKDGKLWHELRDGIRLSWILVNIKTKKAANLSSWSSIGGQRHWPTDKDFLIRFGSILPAKGILPCQVVECILIMKFKVVVAEDGGSHTTIKLSELSMQLGDMEGSHVNGRNSLLVLKEALNCPRSKNYSEALESCHLYSKVQSELKEEKMRYENRLDTLWILGSIAACATFCLYCL